One segment of Kryptolebias marmoratus isolate JLee-2015 linkage group LG23, ASM164957v2, whole genome shotgun sequence DNA contains the following:
- the LOC108250348 gene encoding DELTA-actitoxin-Aeq1c: protein MSRTHREVCVELRNLSSNYILHEPRHHLICGRCQDPLPPTIQPKETGKALFKKVPDTACGSVSVFTYSIMDKSSKQDLGKLAVMFSNPYDFNLYSNWYAVGELKMQKLCDYNLYYEMYYCNEIDFVRGKANGRSLSHEGRYVTVKATMSDSWQPVLKVDVNNK, encoded by the exons ATGTCTCGAACTCACCGTGAGGTCTGTGTGGAACTCAGAAACTTGAGCTCAAACTACATTCTGCACGAGCCTCG cCATCACCTCATTTGTGGAAGATGTCAGGACCCTCTTCCTCCAACTATCCAACCAAAAGAGACTGGCAAAGCTCTTTTCAAGAAGGTACCCGACACAGCCTGCGGCTCTGTGAGTGTCTTCACCTACAGCATCATGGATAAATCCAGCAAGCAGGACTTGGGAAAGCTGGCTGTCATGTTCTCCAATCCCTACGACTTTAACCTTTACTCCAACTGGTATGCTGTGGGAGAGTTAAAGATGCAAAAGTTATGCGATTACAATCTCTACTACGAGATGTACTACTGCAATGAGATCGACTTTGTCCGTGGCAAAGCCAACGGGCGCAGTCTGTCTCATGAAGGCCGTTATGTGACCGTCAAGGCCACCATGTCTGACAGCTGGCAGCCTGTCCTGAAGGTGGATGTTAATAACAAGTAA